CACAGCTTCAGAGTAACTCCTCTTAGTACTTATAGACGATCTTTGCAGATCCGGGGAAAGGTGGGGCTCGCAGTCCTTTTGGCCAACTTGTAAAAGTTTGCTGTGTCGGGTTTTGTGTGACCCGGAGGATATCACGGCTCCAGGTGAGTGAGCGCACTTTACTCGGGCTATTTTAACCTCCCTTGCTCTGCCACCGCTCTTAGTCAGGCGCATGTTTACCCAACTTCCCCAAAATACCCGCTCATAAAGGGAAACGCTATCTATCAGCGCTCAAAAAAGTAGCTAGCTGCCATCTTAGTAACTGACAATCCGACTAGCCAATAGGAAGCGTGGCGGGGAAGCGCTCGCCTTccagtcagccaatcagaagcaTCTGTGAGTTTGAAGGCGGGGATTGGGAAGAGCAGAAGTGGCTGTTTGGTTTGTAGAAATATGTTTCCAGTTGTCAGCTGGTTGATTTAATGAGGAAGCTGCTGCTGGGTGTTGCCACTAACCTGCAGATCatgtacatgtttttatttaaccatcCCGGATGTGTCCTGTGTGCTCTAGTCTTTCACGTCTTACAGCTAAAAGCCTCAAGTGTTTTTCCATAGCACACACATCCATGTATGTGTTCATATCAGTGTGAGGCGTGTAAGAGATTGCCATCCAAAAACAGGAGTTGAGTAAGCCTCCAAACAGCAGGAACAAATTATCTTTTATCTGCATAACTTGTTGGTGCCTGCCCTGCCTTCGTCAGCCTTTACTGTGGCGTTCAGACCATGAAAACCCAGAGCAGAGGAGATTGATGTCTTTACAAGTCCCCCGTTGATTCTAAACATATGTACAATAGTTGTAAGTGGACAAATTGCACAAATCAAGGAGGTTAAATAAGAAAACAGCTcaatttttgcctttttgtgtgtgtcagtgttaCCACTCTTAAAAACTTTCAAACTCTTTCAtaactgttatttatttatttggagttTTGTCTGTGAAGGACTCTGTCataacattgcatttctgaacatTTCCTTACTCCAATCGTGATCGATCGGAAGCAGAAggaaaatactgtttgaaaaagatcgtatttgtgacgtggaaaatactgctgggcgggtcacaagctccccgctccccgctccgctccattctgatgcatctacatGCAGACGAATGGATGTTTTTGGTACACCGGTGACCGGCAgggtggggttgtgaggggctgtaagctagcagcagAGCATGTAAACACATGGATGATGGGTAGTGAGAGCAGGCTTCCCAGCAgtgccacccacaactcaaaggtgaatttctaatggactactgccgctctgcagaaactatgtcctagaaaacgacacaagatctttggattttggctaaaaacggcacaattATAATTAAACGACAacagggaatgcttttaaaatagatcagacgaaaacttttcctttgtttgtgttttggtaTGTATGGCTGcctttttgttaactttgtttCAGTAGATTGTAGCCAAAACTTACTTTTGTTCTCTCCTGGTCTTTCTTGATCCGGTCTCGGCCCCAGCAGCTCCTTGCGGATCTCTGGTTTCAGGATTAAAGTTGTGAGCTGTAGAAACCCCACCCCctaccccacccccacacatCAGAGCCATGGCTACTGGTAAGAACAAGAACCAGACCTCTCTGGCCCTCCACAAAGTGATCATGGTGGGCAGCGGTGGCGTAGGAAAGTCAGCGCTAACGTTGCAGTTCATGTACGATGAGGTGAGCCCCTGGTGACTATTTTCTGTCCCATAAGCCCCATCTGCCCACACTCCGGTCATGCCTGCTGCTCTGTGTGTGTAGTTCGTGGAGGACTACGAGCCAACCAAGGCGGACAGCTACAGGAAGAAGGTGGTGCTTGATGGGGAGGACGTGCAGATCGATATCCTGGACACGGCGGGACAGGAGGACTACGCTGCCATCAGAGACAACTACTTCCGCAGTGGTGAAGGCTTCCTACTGGTCTTCTCCATCACGGAGCTGGAGTCCTTCACGGCCACGTCGGAGTTCAGGTGTGTTTTCTGAGTCCAGCTTCAGTCATCGGTTTTCTGTTGTGTTGGACTACGGTCACATGGCGCATGTgatgcgcgttcaagaaccaGGTAAAGGCGCGTTTAGCTTATGGtgctcacactggactgtcgctactagggatgggtatcgttaaggttttaacggtactactactcttatcgatactgcttatcgatccggtattttaacggtactcttatcgatactttttgaggatgaaaaataaataattaaataaataacaaattaagaacataaagtgttttatttcctcattatgcaacaacactgtttttttaacaaaagattttactttatacacgagaatgttccagacaggatatttattttagttatttaatctaattatttttattctttatgagcgtgatgtttcctttaatcttttgtccattttccacaacctggaatagacttttctgtctgtcaaacaccagagttaggattcagtgagatgatggaaacaaattcactttgatgcagactcctttctatttattaatttttgtttaaatccagtaaacataaatataaaattatattcattttacggatgacaactatcattagtcattaattattattaagtattaggaagcagctgatagttTGTCGCAGGTCTGGCATCATTGCGGTGAatctaagccccgcctctctacctgtttgttttgtgtagaaCACGCCGCCCCAGCGTGTTTAATTACTGAACAACAgttgaacaacagccccgccccccttgcacacaaatagacagacagagcTCTCCGCTTCAACAAGAATACCGAAATTAATGTAATCATTCattaacggaaaattgacttggtgagttaaatatggcagataacgcttgtgggacacaaaaaaagaaaaagtaacttctccagtaccgatagcagaaccgttcaggtcagatcttaacgatactgcggtcttgaagaatgtggccCCGGGCGGGTTCAATACCAGggcacggtacccatccctagtcgCTACCCAATACCagcgccatccatacgtcactaccgaATATGAGtctccgattggtcaaagttcaacctagtTTAACTCCCAGCCTGAAAAAGGCTGTAGAAAATTGTGTAGCAACACGTTAACGCTACGGTTTTTAACCTTTGTTacaataaagtagaaaaaaaaaaaacgtccacttcccatgatccatctgtttacactttctcccactagcttacagccccccacattcccaacctaacattaccggtgctaCAAAATTGGGGctatccagttttgagccaaattccagctcagacaacgaaaacaaagacgtaccgatctgtttgtctgcaagtggacgctatagaatggagcggagcagggggctCGTGGCCCGcccatatttatttatgcatcTACAGTTTATTTGTTGGCAATTTTTCTGTCATAAGCACATGATTTGTCTCGTTTCTTTTGTAACAGAAGTGACACATTCAGCATTAAGGAAGCTTAAGCcctttaacctcttaagacctgagTTAATATTTGAGCTAATGCTTTTTTCTCACAGGACTCCAGTTAAGCAGAATGAACTACTGTGGTAATTGAACCCAAAATGGGATGTCCACGCATGTGGATTTAAGAAGTTAAAAAGGAGTAGAATGAGGTCAGATTCCCTGAACTCTGCTTCTTTCCTGACATGTTGGGCGTGCGGACCGGCCTTTGCCATACAGGTTTTCTTTAACCCGGAGACAAACTATTCTTTTGTATTTCctggtttatttgttttgttttttacacaaacGATAGTGGGAGGAGCATATTTCCCCTCCCGAAAAAACTTGCAGAAACAGGAGATCATAATCATTTTAGGTCAAAGTTCAGCACCAGGATGTTACAATGCTGTTTGGGCTCCGCCCACACCTGTGCTGTAAAGCAACACCTACCTAAAGCTGTTAAATGAATACCTTCTACAGATTATCAGTTCTTACAGTCCACTTGCAGAAAGCTGGCGGTGCCGCttcatttaaatcttttatcTCTTTCCCCCACAACCACGCGAGCCCTGCTGCATCTTGGGAGTCGAGCACTGACGGGTGGGGCCCTCTGTGTGTCCATCAGGGAGCAGATCCTGCgggtgaaggaggaggaggccatCCCTCTTTTGCTTGTGGGGAATAAGTCGGACCTGGAGGACCGGCGGCAGATCACCGCAGAGGATGCCGCGAGCAAAGCAGGCGAGTGGGGAGTCCAGTACGTCGAGACGTCGGCCAAGACGAGAGCCAACGTGGACAAGGTGAGCCACTGAGGCCGCTGGCTGCTTAATGTTGTAATGAAATATTGGCCTGCAGGTGGCAGTCTGGAACAGTTTATGCTGAGTAACGACATTTTGACACCAAATAAAACACGCTCCTCAAACGACTGTAACCGCTTTTACGCAATTTCCACAATTCCAATGAAATCTGACACggataaaagcagctttttgccAAAATGCAGCACTTAACCCTTTACACCAAACCTTACCTCTTCAACCGTTTTCACGCAATTTctgtaattccagcggatttgAACGCAACAGTTGATTCAAACACTTTGCATCAATATGTGAAACTTTTCGTTAGTACGTACGTTAGTGTTGCATATTGATGCAACGCATCAGAATAGGTTAGTTTACCATGATTCTCTACGCACTTCACTGCTGTGAAGTGTTGCACATCAGAGCAAAGCTGCTTTCCTCCGCAGCAGAGTCTTAGAATCACGGAAATCGCTTAAAAACTAGAAGCGGAACGGATCACAAAACTCACGGTTCAGATCGTGTCAGGCCTTTAGAGTCACAGTTCGGGTCATTTTACGGAtcagtaaaatggaaaaaaaggacaaagtaaCAAGTTAAAAGTTTACAAATGAttctttgaaaagcttcaaaatattcattaaaacgtattaaaacaaatatcccatccaaacagaaaaagtgtaaaaaacaaaacactaatgAAATCTCTGAACCTAAGATATCCCTATATATACAGTGAGGCAAAACAGTCTTTACTGGTAGTCGGCCACCAATTGTGGAAAGTCCTCCACTGAAAAAGATGAGAGGTCTGTAAtcttcatcataggtataccttaACTATGAGAGACATGAGGGAAAACATCCAGAAAATCCCAttaactgatttttaaataatttaattgtaaattatggtggaaaataagcaTTTGGTCAATGACAatagttcaactcaatactttggtATATTATCTTTTGATAGAAATAACAGcagtcaaactttttctttaagtcttcacaaggttttcacaaactgatgCTGTTATTtcggtccattcctccatgcagatctcctctagagcactggtgttttggggctgtcgctgggcaacatAGATTTTTAACtacctccaaagattttctatgggatTAAGATCTgaagactggctaggccactctaggaccttgaaatgcttcttacaaagccactccttcattacccgggcagtgtgttttggatggttgtcaagttgaaagacccagccacgtttcatcttcaaagCCCTTGCTGCTGAACGGAGATCTTTCCTTTAGATGATCAGTGGTCTTgtttgtcttccatttcctaagaattgctcccacagttgattccTTCACACAAAGCTGCTTATCTaatgcagattcagtcttcccagcctggtgtaggtcaacagtttagtttctggtgtccttagacagctctttggtcttggccatagtggagtttggagtgtgactgtttgaggctatggacaggtgtcttttatatagataaccagttcaaacaggtgctgttaatacaggtaacacgtggaggacagaggatcctcttacagaagaagttaagggtctgtgagagacagaaatcttgcttgtttgtaggtaaCACAAtgcttattttccaccataatttacaaataaattatttaaaaatcagaaactttgattttctggatttttttcctcattttgtctctcgtagttgaggtttacctatgatgaaaatgacagacctctctcatctttctaagtgggagaacttgcacaattggtggctgactaaatacttttttaccccactgcataaaaaaatactcaagatgccaataaaaaaaaagtgcattcagGTGCATTACATcctgaaaataactaatattatATTAATACGTCCTTTGCTGCCAGAAAACCCCCTCTCACTGGGTAGAGTCGCAGCAGCGTCTTGGACAGGAAGTCTTCATTCTGGGTCACAGATGGACAGAAATGTTCCTCATAGCAGCCGTCATTCACGTACTGAGAGTCTctaaatgatctcatgaacccagacatggagacgcgTTTAGCCACGCCTTTGTAGGActctttgaaataaacaaactgacTCTCTCAGCATCTTCCGCATCTTTCCTAATTAGATTGAGACAAAAgtttgacagtagctcctcccaaaACCCTTTTGGACGCGTGTGAACGCACAACTGTCCTAAATGATGGCAACAGTGGACCAAAATGTGGCTAATGATCCCTATGGATCACAGATCAGCCGAGATCCATTGAACCCCTGGTAAAAACAATCCGAGTTACAGTAATTCAAAGGACGTCGACATTATTTGTTGACAtagttgacattctttcaactacagTAACTCTTCAGCCATTTAGGCAGTAAGCAAAAGTCAAACAGTAcgccagaatcagctgattcacatttaTCTCGTAAACGtttgtaacctttgtgctatcctaggcactttaacattgggagttgggtcatctagacccactaaacagtgcgctgaaccttttttcttcaatgatttgtgatcttcactggtgtccatggattacatgaaatctttccacctttgtcatggtagggagaacacgtcaatggaaaggggggtcatctaagatagcacaagggagaGTGTGTCTTATTTGGGTATCTCATCTCTGACCATCTCCTGACCTCTCCTCGCAGGTCTTCTTTGACCTCATGAGGGAAGTCCGCAAGAAGAAAAAATCGGAGACCAAAGACAAAAACGGGCCGAGCGGtcggaagaagaagaagcactgTCGCATCCTTTAGTGGCGCCAGAGGTGCAGCAAAAGCGACAGACTGACCCGACTCTCCTCACCAACCTCAAAGGCACGCGACGCCTCCGTCTCTGCTTCCTCTTTTCAGAATCAAAGACAGGAAGTTTCGGGGAAGAAGGGCTGCTTCCTAAATTTGTAGGAATCTACAAACTGAACGAGCGATTTCTTCACATTAGGCGTGTCGTCACATTCCTAAAGGCCTCACTGCTAGTATCAAACACTTGCTTCACACAAGCTTCTCCCTCTAAACATCATTTAGTATCAACATTCAAAGGGAATTTTGTTCTTTAAATCCTGTTTCTCTGCACAGCTTTCTCCTATTTATGATGTTTGGGCTTCTTGGGAGCCTTCTTTATAATAAACACACTCATACCTGATGCTGCTTGAAATCACTCACAGGCAACAAAAggctcttctttttgttttttgtcattgtctttttttttttgtatccctCTTAGGGGAataaaaactgtccaaaaagaatgcttttactttgaaaggaccTCCtgttttacatgcttttctgcaggaaatcctaaaatgataataatttgccaaaaatgtaaaaatatgttcTGACGAAACCAAGCAGTTTGTGATTTTCCATGTGCAATTTTTTGTCAATTGTTTGGATTAAATAATCTGTACAAATCAAACTATGTATTATCCCTGTGTAAATTATTTCActttgaaatgtgtttatttcagCATCAGTACATATACAAAACAATGTCAATATATttatactatatatattttctgacatcaggaaaaaaatacgTATATTTTTAGTGATTAAAACCTTTagtaatatttattaaaatacttttgtaagtattaaaatgtacttttttgttttatgttggcAAACTTTTCATTTGATCCCAAAATCCCTGAATTTATAAGTGAAAAGGTTTGATATTATAATtgtatttcattgtttttcttttaaatttttaagtgaagttttcaaaagaaaagcaaaagtttaaaagacagtttttaaaagagaagaaATCCTGACATTGAGCAGATTATCATATGACCAGCAGGTGGCACTACAATTCAACAAGAATCATTTGCTTATATgtgccattaacccttgtgccatcttagatgaccccacccttactttgacgtgttctccctaccatgacaaaggtggaaagatttcatgtaatccatggacaccagtgaagataaaaaatcattgaagaagaaaggttcagagcactgtctagtgggtctagatgaccccactcccaatggtaaagttcttggatagcacaagggttaagaaaaaccTTAGAATGTGgcacaaagattttttttttatccaagaaTCAAGTTGCGAACAGAAACCTTTAAAAtgagaacagtttttttaagccaaaagcAAGAATCAGATGAACTCTAATTGTTTTTTATGATAGACATTTGTGAGATCAATGAAACTTTCAAACAGACTTCCTCCTGTCTGTCAAGACAAACAAGTTTGCCAATCAGCAGAGATCAAACTGATAAATCAGTGTCAATCTTCCAACCCCGTCACAAGAAGGTCACCGCTTGAGttacaataaaatacaacacaaaaacaagaaaattcaaGGTGAACCAgaacaaaaactgaacaaaagcatttttagtcTGTCATTTAATATGCACAAATCCCAGTGACGTACTATTAGGTACGCTTTGCAGATCATTAAATATTAATGCGGGTTTGGTGCATTCATAGACAAACATGTAGCCCATGttcttcacactgga
The sequence above is drawn from the Oryzias latipes chromosome 2, ASM223467v1 genome and encodes:
- the LOC101156149 gene encoding ras-related protein O-RAL, with the translated sequence MATGKNKNQTSLALHKVIMVGSGGVGKSALTLQFMYDEFVEDYEPTKADSYRKKVVLDGEDVQIDILDTAGQEDYAAIRDNYFRSGEGFLLVFSITELESFTATSEFREQILRVKEEEAIPLLLVGNKSDLEDRRQITAEDAASKAGEWGVQYVETSAKTRANVDKVFFDLMREVRKKKKSETKDKNGPSGRKKKKHCRIL